DNA sequence from the Candidatus Thermoplasmatota archaeon genome:
GGGAGAGAGTATGAACGAGTATAAACTAGCAACAATAGTGTATAGAGATAAACCGCTAGTTATGATAACTGGAGCTTCGGGCAAACTTGGCTCAGAGATTAGCAAGCTATACCCAGATGCGCTAAAGCCAACACATAGTGAGTTGGACATAACAGATAGAAAAAGGGTTTTTTGAGTATATAAAAGACGAGCTGCCAGATATAATAATTCATCTAGCTGCTGCTGTAAGTCCTCCAAGGTGTGAGCAAAATAAAAAGTGGTCGTGGGATACAACTGTACAAGGGACAATAAATTTGGTTGATGCGTGCGAAATGCTTAAGCCAGATTGCTATTTTGTGATGATGGGAACTCCTTGTGTTTTTTCTGGAGATGATAAAACTCCAAAAGATGAGTACTATCTCTACGATCCAGATAACTACTATGGATGGTGTAAGGCTGTACAGGAGACGGTAGTTAGAAGAAGTAGGCCAAGATGGCTAATAACTCGTGGAAATTTTGTCCCTTACGAAAAGTGGCCTTATCCAGAGGCATTTACTGATAGAAAGAGCAATTACCTCTTTGCACACCAACTAGCCAGGGGAATAAAGGAGGTTATTGATAGTGAGAAAGGGGGTATAGTTCATGTGCTAGGCGATAAGATAATTTCAATGTATGAGCTGGCTAAGAGATGTTCTGATAGTGAAGGGGTTAGACCAACAACCCTTAAAGAGTTTTACAGGAAAAACAGAGATTTTCCGTGCAGATTGACTAAAAATATGGTAATGAAAAGTACATTTTGGAAAACTTATAATATAGACGAGGTGTGAATATGAAAGTATGTGTAGTAGGTACGAGTAGTTTTTTGGTTGGAATTGTAGCAGATACCTAAAAGAAATGGATTGTGAGGTTATAGATTGTGACGCTTTGGGAGGGGCTATATATAGGTATAAGGATATGGTGGGAGGAAGAGATGTTGATGCGATAATAAATTGCCAGGCATATATAGAGGCACCTTATTCTTTAACGCATCCTACTAAGGTGTTTAACTATAATGTAAAAACTATGCTGGCTACATTAGAGTTTGCAAGAAAGTATGACTGTCGTGTGATTTGTTCTAGTAGTAACTTAGTTTATGGCAATCCTGTGTATTCGCCGCTAGATGAGAGGCATCCTTTGGCTCCACAGAGCCCTTATGCTGCCTCAAGGGTTGCTCAGGAAATGCTGACTATGTCTTATTTCAGAAGTTATGGTCTGCCTGTAACAGTCCTAAGATATTCAAATCTATATGGCCCAAAGGGTAGGGGTCAAAATTAATAAAAATTCTAAATGAAATGAGAGAAAGAGGAATAATAACCCATGAAGAAATAAAGGGAAAAAAATACTATGTCTTAATCAAGCATGCATCTGAATACAAAATAAAACATACAATAATAAAATTGAGAAAGGAACTAAAAAGGGAACCAAAGTTAGAGGAAGTTGCTTTAAGATTAGGTAAAGATTACAAAGATACCAATTTTCGTAATAATTTTTTTAAAGCGGCTAAAGATTTAGGGTGGAAACCACCAAAGCGTTGGGAATACGAATATGAGGATATTATTCGTGTTAGATGAAATATCTAAAAAAAGATCTTACTGAAGAACATCTGAAATTTTAATACAAGTTTTAGTCATTCTAATATAACTAATTCTCTTTCTAAAGAACTGATAATTAGAAAGAAAGGTACTTATCCGAAATCGGTTGGTGGACGATAGATATAAGATTTAGCTATCCTCATCCCTCTCTTAGCTCTATAAAACTAGAGCGGGATGGGATAGCAATGGAAAATGCGTTTCGTGCTATATGTAGATTTTGTAAATCTAGAAATGTTACAAAATGGTGCAAGAGGAGAAATCTATATGCGATTAAGCAGAGATGGTTTTGTAAAAACTGCAAAAAAAACCTTCACTCCTGATGACGGTTTTCTCTGGAAACACTACAATCCTTTGATTATAGTAGGAGCTCTGGCTCTTTATATAATGGGCTTATCTGAAAATAACATTATTCATTATTTTTGGCAGCTGTGGGCTGTCAAGTTTAGTACAAGCACTTTATTTAGATGGAGAACCGAGTACTCTACGAAAGTAAAGAGGTTTGTAGACAGATTCAAGCCTGAAATTAAAGGTACTGTGCATACCGACGAGGTTGTCGTGAAGATAAGGAAAAAGAAAGGCTGGAGATGGGGTTGTATTGATAGAGTAACGAGATTCAAAATCTCAGGAAGACTTACTAAATGGAGAAGTTATGAGGAGGGTGCAAAACCTCTTTTTAGGAGGCTAAAATATCATACTAAGGGGCATATACCAAAGATAATCTCAGATAAGTTAGGGCATTATAAGCTTGCATTTAACAAATATTTCTACCATACAAAAACCAAGCTCATTCATGGAGTACCGATTGCATGTAATAAACATGGGCTAAAGTACAATAACAACCCAGCGGAAAGAGA
Encoded proteins:
- a CDS encoding GDP-mannose 4,6-dehydratase, whose protein sequence is MDCEVIDCDALGGAIYRYKDMVGGRDVDAIINCQAYIEAPYSLTHPTKVFNYNVKTMLATLEFARKYDCRVICSSSNLVYGNPVYSPLDERHPLAPQSPYAASRVAQEMLTMSYFRSYGLPVTVLRYSNLYGPKGRGQN
- a CDS encoding sugar nucleotide-binding protein produces the protein MKDELPDIIIHLAAAVSPPRCEQNKKWSWDTTVQGTINLVDACEMLKPDCYFVMMGTPCVFSGDDKTPKDEYYLYDPDNYYGWCKAVQETVVRRSRPRWLITRGNFVPYEKWPYPEAFTDRKSNYLFAHQLARGIKEVIDSEKGGIVHVLGDKIISMYELAKRCSDSEGVRPTTLKEFYRKNRDFPCRLTKNMVMKSTFWKTYNIDEV
- a CDS encoding DDE-type integrase/transposase/recombinase; this translates as MRFVLYVDFVNLEMLQNGARGEIYMRLSRDGFVKTAKKTFTPDDGFLWKHYNPLIIVGALALYIMGLSENNIIHYFWQLWAVKFSTSTLFRWRTEYSTKVKRFVDRFKPEIKGTVHTDEVVVKIRKKKGWRWGCIDRVTRFKISGRLTKWRSYEEGAKPLFRRLKYHTKGHIPKIISDKLGHYKLAFNKYFYHTKTKLIHGVPIACNKHGLKYNNNPAERDNGRVKQRYKVMKGFKSYSSAEAFLDILDIHHNYIKPSMALDGSYPAEHANIHLPLGRNRLLSLILLASL